TACAGTTGAGCTTCTTTGAACAAATTTGAATGCTGTAAACATTGTTGGCTGATCAATGTTTGGGTTAAACCACTTGAATTTAACCCAGTTCATTGAAACCACCTCTAAGAACTGGTTCACTAAAATGAATCTTGAGACTTGAACATTTGATTCAGAGTTTTAAGTCTGCAGGCCAGTATAAGGTgacattaaatgttttacattgcTGTTTTTTGGAAAAAATGGTTTGTTACTAGCATCACTCCTTCATTAGTAACTCTCAagtagggctgcaactaacaattattttgataatcgattagttgTCTGATTATTTCTTCGATTAATCGGATAAAAGGCCCaatcttctttttattttattaacaaaacactATTCCACATCCTACCCAATGCTGTCCTTTAAACAAACGTGCCAACTGAATGCTATGAAAACATATATAGtgaatatatctatatctatgcTATATGCAAAAGAGCTATAAAGCAAAAAGAAAGTTTAAATccctacattaaaaatgaagataataataaagataataaagaaaaacacaaacttaGTGTTAACAGATAAGAGGAATGTTCTGCCGAAtcacacattcactctggacTTAGTAACCtgttactgtcatttctttatcctgtaaatgtaagaaatgtcttacatttatattcaattacacGCAGTTATCCCTATACAGTCACCACCctcataaaatacttgaatgacatgttgacttttaaacCTAAATGTAACGTTcaacaacagatatttcagcaaaatgaatatttttgtgctgaattttaattttttctctcAGAGACTGGCAGAAGTTTTCCATGCACAGTGGGCAGACGCGGCTAATCAATATGACATTCGTTGTCGATGGTTTTCATTATCGATTACTATCGATTTTATCaattagttgttgcagccctactCTCAAGACACTGTAGTATGTAGATTATATACATAAGATGCATTTGTAATACACTCATGGTTGTGTTTTTGTAGGTTGAGTACCAGGCTGGCTCTGGTGGCCGCCTCCTCCCTCAGAAGTATATGAACGATCTGGACGGGGCCCTAATTCCAGTCATCCACGGAGGAAGCTCCTGTGTCCCCCATCAGGCCATGGACATGGAGTTTTTCTTCTACATCTCACTGAGCATTTGAACACTGGTGACTTATAAACTTTCCAATCACAGGCAGCCAGTGGGACCTTCACGATCGTAACCGCAGATGCTTAGAAAATCCGTGTCTGAATTCTGACAAGGTATGGAGAGTTTGATGCGTTTTAAAGGAAATTAAAAAGCACTTCACTGAAGTGGAACTATATTGGCGATCCTTTAGAATAAAGCAGAGGTATGGATcagcaacaaaaataaaattgtgagAACTGTGCTGTGCTTCTTCGGTTGTGTTTCTGGGGTCTGTTCGTTGGATGCTGGTCGATGGATGTTGGTTTGAACTCAAACGGAATTGTTTTTGTATGACTATGATGTCAGATATACAGAGAATTATAATCATTACTTGATTGCGCACACGGTGACCGAGCATGTGAAGTCCTGCGTTTCTCAAATTTTAAGTCTGGAATCTGCAGTGTTTTTTCCCATCCGtcataatttacttttatcaTATGAAGTAGCTTCATGTGGACGTAAAAATCCATATGAAGATTTTATGTAATGATTATTGTACTTTCTAAGTACTGCGTCTTATGATTAGTCAATGTTCCTCGATCTGTAAAATACACAGAGGGTAAAATACTCCTCCGtttgattatttaaaacatatagATGAAATCATCTGCTAATTCAATTAAGCTTTTATTAAGCTTAAATACTATTTTTGGAACAGTTCATGTGTTGATTAAAGGTGATATTTTTGATAGGGCAAATTATAATTCTCATTCTGCAATTATAACCCAAAAAAAAGCGCAATGTCATGCTTATGAAAACAATGGTGGTTGTTTAGTTTCAAACCACATATATTTACCAAAAATACAGTTCAGTGTAAAGGAACCATGTgctttaacatttatataattattttcacaCTACTGTATTGATTAAAGAAAAGGTCTTTTATTAAGATCTTTAAATGGcttcattaattcattttactGGACAACCTGAAAAACAGCCCCCACTATTAACACTAGATGGTGTGACCAGCCAGGAATTGAAAATCAGGCTTTTAAAGTTGGCCTGAAAAAATCTCAACACATCTGAACACTTTCCATGTTTTTGGATTTTTGAATTTTGCTCAGCCCACCATTATGCCAGTTAATAAACCTGCCAAATGTCCTCACCAGTGCTTAATTTGTGTCGAAACAGGATCTGGGACCTGTTGGTTTTTGACTGTCTGTGTTCCAGTGTTGTGCTGAATTTCGACTCCCTGCCAAATTACCTCGTTGAAGTcgctacctgattgcctaatcctaacctcacacctaatcctaaacctaatAATTTGGCGGGGGTCAGAATTTGACACAACACCGTACCTGTTTGTGCGGATCCAGCATCTCTCGTCGTTAAACAGAATATTGGTTGTGATGACAGAAAGGGAAAGATTGATAGACAGTGAAGATGCTACCATGTACTTTTTTGCCCTCCTGGACATTAATATGCTATCTACATTAACGTAATATCAATAGACATTGCGATTAGACACGTCCCCAGTATTTGATATTCTTTATTTTGCTCTACTGATCTCCATTGAGCTGTGCCTCTTATGTTAGGATTACATGAAGTTTAAAGTTAGTtagtctggtctgcctcagTGGTCTAATAACAGCGCTCGCCAATGTCAAAATGAATGAGACGGCCAATcaaagggccctattttaacaatcaaAGCGCATGGCGCTGGTACACTTAGgccatgtccgaatccacttttgctagtttaacgacgggaaaAAATGGTCTGCGCgccaggcgcatggtccaaaagggttgtacctagtctcttcatgagtcatgggtgtgttttggccgtaacgtgcaataaaccaatcagagtctcatctcccattccctttgaAAGCCAGGTGCGctcgcaccatggcggattcgctatttacatggcggaatttgcaagcggaaagactgaacgcttctccagagaggaaacggatctgtaggcacatattactaacgcgccctttaaataacaaaaaaaatactgcgaCTTTGACTtttgccattgactttagaccaggtttttgttggtcaaaggcgcagtcgttttcagttgcctcaaaatagcaacacgccaacaatgcgcctgaacacacctcctTTTCAGActagcacgcccatgggcgaacagatgggcgcgagttcatttgctatttaaacaacgtgggcgctggatgtgaaaatgataactgcgtcgggctgaaactagcaaaaaacacctgcgtcgcgcctggcgtcgcattgcgccaggtgtatgatagggcctaAAGACTGCGAGCGTGAATTCTAGCGTGATGCGTCAGTTTTAATGGTGAAAAAGCATGAGATAAGATGCAAAACATTTGATCATTAAATGATATTAAGTTAATGTCTGACATATATCTTacgatagaaatgttaaaagaCTGGCACTGAACTACTTGACTTCTTTAGTCAAATTTTGCCATTTTGATTGGAAAATATATCATTTACGTGACTTGTGTAATTCGTAAATGAATGTGAGTAGCCTAAAATTATTGCCACAATATGTATATCATGCAAATTGTTCAAAATTGAGGCCTGTAAGTGCCAGAGTTTAGTAAGTGGGGATTTGAGTACATGGCATGTTATTTTAACCACGTGTTCTGCCCTTTGCGTCTTACAATTTACAAATTAAGCACTGGTTCTCACTATACTTCAGACGATAAAGTATCTGTTACTTTTAATGAGTTTGACAGATTGAAGAATCTCATGGAAACTCTTTCCTTAAATTATGCTGGATGATGTTTCTGAACTAAGTAGCCATTTTATAAATGCAATAACCTTCTCTATTCACTAGACTGTGGTCCTGCAATTTTTGATTCAGCTTAAAATGTACCTTAAACCTGCAAAACAAAGCTTTTTTCCCTCCTCAtatgaattatgaatatgtTTATGCCAAATTTctgaaatcatttttaaatgctgCAGCTTAACGAAAAtctaaatttattaatttgcaaAATGCACTTTTACTGTGATTGGTGAAATGAAATACAGGACGAGTGATTGttccttattttttatttcatttttcttcatagtgataaaacacaacataaacagtgatgaaacagtttatttaatatatagacttgtatatttaaataatctgAAGGCTTCTATTATTCTGTCACAAACCAAATACAAATCTTCTTAAGATACAGATGATTGTTACGGAAGGATTGAGATTAAATGTCAGTGAAATGAGACATCTCAGATCTTCTCCATTATATTTGTGCTTTGTGGAATACTTTGGGAGTTAAATTATTTTCTCACTGTTACTGATTAAttaaatcatcacaattaaagtatttttatgctttacaAAAAGCTGTTAAGATGTACCAGTTTGCATAATGTGTATCTATTTATTCATGAAAACCagatttatttgattaattatcTGGTATGGGACCTAAGGATGTTCTTCAAAACAACATTCATTTCTAATATGTATCTCATGTAGAATAAAATTTTGataaatatgcaaattcatTGTCTCATGCTCATTTATGACAACATATATTTCGACCATTTAGATAAATTGAGATTGGTGAGTGATTTGCTGCAAATTTACTGCTCGCAATATAGAATTTTGTAGaaattgattgttttttttttttttaagacattgTGAGCATCAAACAATGCACAAgcaaaagtatgttctatacaCAATGActcaaatatattacaaatgaaTGATTTGTAGTTGGCAAGCTGAATTTCTATGCCATTAATGCATATTTCGAACCTGCATGTTTTATACCCAGTTTTCTTAGATATTGAAGCACTTGCCACATTCATAACCATTCATTTCTATTAAGTTGTTTTTAAGTGTAGGGTGCGGTCACAGTGAAATTTCATGGGCAacaaaaaggtccattgtcaatAGCATAGAGATATATGAaccacagctcacacagaagtcactttcaaaccaagcagctttttgTTGGTCAACTTGAATACGAGCGAAATCCGAGAGGGGAAATCTTTCTGATCTGATCGTAGAGATTCCTTCTGTAATTACTGAATTTCCCGCACAAATTTTCACTGAGCAGTGGTAAATGTGACCGCGCCTTAAAGATGCACGGTTGAAATTGTTCATTTTAGCTTAGATGACAGATGTTATTTGTTCAGTTTCGGCAACCAGCAATGAATTATTGTCAGTGCAAATTGGCGCATTTGTTACAGTCAAACTGTTTACAATAGTAGCAACCATTCAGTGCCCAAAAATTTCTGTGAATTCACCAAGTCGCTTGAGCTGCTCGGTTTGCATGGAGTGTCTTCTCATCAGCATCCTCCTAGTCTTGAGATCCTTAGGAAAACCTGCAGGAGCCGAGGGAATGCAAGGCTTTGTCCCTGCTGCTACGCCACAAACTGCTTTGTTGCTGGAGCCAATGCTGCTTGAGTTTCCGCTTCCAGTGATGTTTGGGATCAGAGCATGCTGGTTCAGAGGAGGGAGGAAACCAGCTTTAGGATGGGAAATGGGATCCAAAAGCGCTCCAGAGCCCCGACGCTCGTAGCTGATTGGATTCCTCCTGTGCAGGTGCGTCAACGAAGCGTTCTCAAGAGACTCCCTGGAGCCTACCAAGGTAGGAGAACGCGAGTTCGCAGCAAATTTTCTCTTCTCCAGATGTCCTTTACGGTCTTCTGGAGAGTTGGCAAGGCTCACCGATAGTTGGGAATCGGAGCTGTAGTGGTCCATTCCTAGTTTCCTTCTCTGGATGATGTTGCGGAGACTGGACACAGCCAAATTTGGCAGGGATTTGCCCGGATCCTTATCAGCCGGTAGAGCTTCCACGCTGCTTTTGCTATGAAGATTGGGATGGGATAAAGAGTGCAAGGACGATAAGCTATCAAAGGACATGTTTCGGCATAGTGCTCCTTCCGGTCTTAGACCTCCACTATTGCTTCCCTGACTTAGAGTTTGACTCAAACAGTTAGCTTCTTTCAGATCAACACTGCAATGGCGTGATAGTGGCTTATTACCAAAAGCCAATCTCTTCATTCTGAAACTGAACTCCTCTTCGGGTGTGATGTCCGGGAGTTCCTCCGTAGCAGGGGTGGTTTTGGTGTGCTGTTGGGCCAGAAAAGACTGCGGGATTTTCAGCCAAGGCTCGGAGTGTAATCTTTGGAGATTGTGGAGTTTACTCACTCGACTGTGCACCAGGGGAGCCTGGTGGGATGGAGAAGCTGGCTGGGAATTGGTCATGCTTTGGAGGTCCTGGAAGGAAAACATATGCTCTGTAGGACTAGAAGAAAGAGTCCCATGTGGAGATGTACTGAGGAGAATATCAGATGGAGAAGCACAGGGAACAATGGTGGAGTTTTCCTTGTCCCATTGTTCCACCATTGCAAGTGGAGGAATGGATAGGTACTGTTTTGTCATTTGCCTTCCATATGCAAGTTTATCAGGGGTGATGATGATAACCTCTTTTCCTCTGGCTTTACATGCATCCATCAACATTTTAAGAGTTTCTTCATCGCTGGCATTGATGGCGTATATCAGAGCTGAAGACCCAGTGTGGTCCTCAAGACATGGATCCGCCCCGCTACCCAAGAGCAACGCCACCACTTCAGAACCGGCTTGCTCCAAGCAGGCGTGCATTAGAGCAGTCTTCCCACTTTTATCCTGGATGTTTGGGTCAGCTCCACTTTCAAGCAGGTACCCCACCATTTTAACCTTCGAAACACTTTGCTGGTCCGTATGCCTGCTCCTGCAGGCGACCATCAGAGGTGTTTCGCCACACTCGTTACTCTCGTTTATGTAAGCGCCACCTTCCAGGAGTAGCCGTGTGAGGCGGAGACGACATAGGTAGACGGCCTTAAGCAAGGAGTTGCTATCAACGTTGACCACTTGTGGACCTTCCATCCTCACCTCTTTCACTGTGACTCACACCTGATGGGGATCACGGATGCTGCCATGACAAAGCCTGTGAAGAGGGGGACAAGATTAGCCaggtaaagcctgacatataaCAATaatggtgcttttccactgcgtggtacGACTCGGCTCAGCTCGACTTGCTTAactttcggtttgcttttccattgcagtttAATACctcttcaaagtgggtgggattatagactgatcgttatagttgtgccATCTCTATGGCCGTGTATCCGCTCCTCGGCTACCAACGAGAGGAATGTCTGCACCTCGTCTAATGACCctgatacagccatttctttttttcaagttGCGTCCGACGGTCGTTTAAAAAAGTTGTGCGAACAAACAATACTGtggtggctgttactgactatttaaatctagcgggtttggtgtctcgtgtttcaaatccaacGATGCTGATTCTCTCTGAGAAATCAGTGATATGCAGTGTTTACACATCACATTTTAGTAGCGGTATGGCTCGCTTAGAACCTCAActgaggtggtactatttaagtgAACCATACCGAGCCGTACCTTGCAGTGGGAAAGCTCCAAAAAGTGAGCCATACcgtgcagtggaaaagcaccacAAGAGTccgaaaaatgtaatttttcaaaatggaaCAGTTAATTGAACATttagataaaatatttatatctaaaaaaaaatatatagtgtgcatgtgttttttgttgagtGTCATatatcaggcttttatggcttgTATAGTACTGTGTGATATAGTATGAAGGAAATAtgaagttgggttgaaaatggacaaacccagcaattgggttgtctTAACCCGgcgttgggttaaatgtttgcccaacctgctgggcatttttttttctaatttcataaattatatacatCTGTATTATATCTAATTccatacattattattattattattattattaataaacattattattattattattattattattataataggctggcttaaaatgaacccaaaataggttggaaattaaaaatcagacacaatcaaaaggtgaacatttattaataagcaatttaataaatgtttattgtttattattattcattaaacttattaataaatgttcatttattaaacatattaataaatgttaattttcaacatattttgggttaattttaagcaagcaatacagtaatttttaaacaatagttgtgttaaataaaactacccagcaggttgggcaaacatttaacccaacctttgggttaaaacagcccaattgctgggtttgtccatttccaacccaacttgggttgtttttaacccagcattttttagagtgtatgtagTCGATTGTGTACAAGTTTTTCAGTAACATTTTAGCCATActgataatttagaggccttcgaaatttttgtttcaaatatgatacagtggGCTGTATACGACGGCAAATTACACGCATTACATGTACTAATTGGAAGACTCAAGTAGCTTTGAGTTATTGTGGTCTGCTCATTATTAGATGCTTGATTGGTTACACACAAatgctgcaaaaaaattaaaatggaaccAAATGCACTTCCCGTTTCATTACATGTTTCTTATCCAGTCTTGCTCAGCAACAAGCTCTCTTTCTGTAGAATTACAGCTCTCTCTccaataccttttttttttttttttttttttgaaaagctAAATTCAATACACCGAAGCAGAGACCTTGGCTTTATTGTTTGCCATTACCTCCAGACAACATTCTTTGCAATGCCTGTCCTTTTCAGTATGAGCGCAGAGCTTGGCCTCCCTTATGCTTTCTTTAGCAACTGCATCTTTCTAAAGGCCATTGTGTTTGCTGTCCTTGGTGTTATTTTCTCAGAGCCTGCAGAACATCATGCCTCTGATTGGGGTTTATAAAGTGTTTCTGAATACATTTAAAGTCAATCAGAGAGACAGTTAGTGGTGCTTATGCAAagagagtaggggtgtaactaTATTCAAACCGAACTGAAAAACCGTGATACTCTCATGGCGTACCGAACGCACCACGCCCAGCCCTGGCCCATTGGATCTACACGACGAATACAGCATTGTAGcctaaccaccaataatcgcaataagctcagccttttgttactttcgataagaaacaaagtgtcatctttcaaattctgtccattttatcacaaaattcaaGCAAAAAAATGTCGTTTTGACGCACTTTGATGTGGCGTGACGGATCACTGTACAGACGCCTCATTACAAACGGCCGTGCGGAGAACGAGTGAatgcgatcatctcttcctctttaatactagttacagaataaacatgaatgaacatctgaaggtatgttgaaagataaatagcaactgaatttaggctAATGGGCtcttaacctttaatattatagtaatgtccaagtaagggctccctatatagtttacagcattagcagagataaaaaaaaaattatccttcagaaagttttaattataatttgtttaaagacacagtttgttcagtaaactactgtttaatttaaaaaaagagcaatttcatttagttttctccccctgcTGTTACGAACCGAACCGTGAATTCAAAACCTGAGGTACCTACCGAACCGTCGCTTTtgtgtatcgttacacccctaaaagAGAGTATagataatgtattttataagcGTCGCCCTACATCTTAGGGATGGATTATAAAGAAGTCTCCTTGCAGCTAAAccatttgtaatttgtttgctTTTGCAAACTATTCTTATTTTTGTCTCTCAGAATCTGGCCTTGTGAattaaagacaaacattttgaaaacaatCACTTCCAGACATCAGTACAACTTCCATGCTTCGCAACTGTGaatgagtctttttttttataaactttttttgaatttgcatacattaaagggttagttcacccaaaaatgaaaattctgtcattaattactcaccctcatgtcagtccacacccgtaagaccttcgttcatcttcggaaaacaaattaagatatttttgataaaatccgatggctcagtgaggcctgcattgataattaacactttcagatggcccagaaagctactaaaataatatttaaaacagttcatgtgactacagtggttcaaccttaatgttataaagcgacgagaatactttttgtgtggcaaaaaacaaaataacgactttattcaacaatatctagtgatgggcgatttcaaaacactgcttcatgaagcttcgaagctttacgaatcttttgttcgGAGAGTGTAtcagtcacgtgaaccattgaaatttcgaaacgtttcgaaacacttatgacgtaacgaagcctcatttactgaaatcacgtgactttagtttgatacgcgctccgaaccactgattcgaaacaaaagattagtaaatcttcgaagcttcatgaagaagtgtggaacgacatgagggtgagtaattaatgacagaattttcatttttgggtgaactaaccctttaaagtcaacatgaaatcaaaattgaccctttTTCTTTTCAGTGCGCTAACCACTAGGCTATCAGCGCCAACGACCCTTTTTCTTGTTGATTGTTAACGATTCATTAGTGCACGTTATTTCAAAGATAATTTCTAAATTTTTGCGATCTTTCCCCAAAATGCAACATGAAATCGAAATTATTAATGTGCATTCCCGGTATTACTGTCTAAAAGTCATTAGTGTGCATTATTTCGAGGATGACTTCAAAAGATGATCTTTGAAATAAATTTCTGGTCTTCCACCAGAATGCAATGCTTTCCCTCTCAAACGACTGTCCTTTTCAGCTGATGCTATGAAGTCTCAAGTCTATATAAGTCTATATAATACCGAGTTACCCTCAGAAAAGTCAGATTACAGTTGTAAAATGCTTGCAAATATaaattcatgttgactttaatcgCATTTGCATGATGTTAAAATCAAAGCCTCAGAACTTTATCAGCACTGACTGTCCAAGTACCATTGTGCACTTCCTCTATGTGAACAAGTTGTCATGAGCAGCTCGCACGCTGTTACCATGGAGGAAATGACGATTGCTTTTGAGTAGCGGTGATTGTACCATGTCAGCGATGTTCTGCTCAGCTCTACTGGGAGCAGGTAGAGAAGCTCCACTTGTGGGTTGCACATAGAAAGAGTAAAGTGGCCTTTGAAAATCCTGCCCAGCTGTTCTGCATATCAATATAGATTAAAAGAGCAAACGCTTCAGAAAATGACTTTATGCCATTACGCTTATGGTTGTCTTCAAGCTTTTGTAATGTACATGGAAAGATGATATGTAAAACAGCATATATTCAGTATGCACTTGTGATTTTGAAGAGGTCGCAAAGTGTTTCTATTCTAATCAAGGCACTGGTTGTTCTCACTGCTTCAACTTAACCACTGCAACAAATGAAAGATCTAACAATGCATTAAGCAGACCTTATTCAGTGCCTTCAACTTTGTGGTAGAACATGTACCTTCAGTGTGCATATGGTAAGAAATGATACTACAGAGTTGCAGTGTGGTAAATGGATAAAGAAgagagaatacattttgttctTACCGTACAATCACAGACAGATATTTAGAGCGATCCGGATAGAGGCCGAAGTCAGTTATGCCACagctgcctgtctgtctgtagtGTAAATGTGATTGAGCGCGCTTGCATTGCAGGCATGACGTTGATCGGATCTAAGCGACAATGAGAGGTGCATTATTCACATGCTGAGAGGAGAAACAGGCAGGGTGGGAGaacgagcgagagagagagagagagacagagagagaagcaGGAAAACATCAAGACTTAAAATAACCTTGATTCTCAAGAACTTCAGATACACATTTGGACCCTTACAGGATTTAGAAACGATTTAAACAAGCAATTTTGTAAGATTTTGAGACATTTCTTACAATATATTCATTCTAAGGAGGCCCAACCACAagagtctatctatctatctatctgtctgtctgtctgtctgtctatatcattctatctatctatcgttctatctatatcgttctgtctattgttttatctatctatatatctatcgttctatctatatcattctgtctatcgttctatatATCTATTTGTCtatatcgttctatctatatcgttctgtctgttgttttatctatctatctatctatctatctttctgtctatcgttctatctatctatctttctatcattctatgtatctatcgatcgttctttctatctatctatatcgttctattgttctatctatatcattctgtctattttatctatctatctatctatctatctatctatctatctgtcagtctatctgtctatctatcattctatctatctatagttctatatatctatcgttctatctatcgttctatcattctgtctatcattttatctatttatctatctatctatctatctagctatctatctgtcgttctatctatctattgttctatcataTCGTTCTGTCTATTGTTTTATCTCTGTCtatattgttctatctatctatatatatcattctatctatcgttctgtctatctatcgttctatatacctatcgttctgt
The DNA window shown above is from Ctenopharyngodon idella isolate HZGC_01 chromosome 10, HZGC01, whole genome shotgun sequence and carries:
- the ankrd34ba gene encoding ankyrin repeat domain-containing protein 34B; amino-acid sequence: MEGPQVVNVDSNSLLKAVYLCRLRLTRLLLEGGAYINESNECGETPLMVACRSRHTDQQSVSKVKMVGYLLESGADPNIQDKSGKTALMHACLEQAGSEVVALLLGSGADPCLEDHTGSSALIYAINASDEETLKMLMDACKARGKEVIIITPDKLAYGRQMTKQYLSIPPLAMVEQWDKENSTIVPCASPSDILLSTSPHGTLSSSPTEHMFSFQDLQSMTNSQPASPSHQAPLVHSRVSKLHNLQRLHSEPWLKIPQSFLAQQHTKTTPATEELPDITPEEEFSFRMKRLAFGNKPLSRHCSVDLKEANCLSQTLSQGSNSGGLRPEGALCRNMSFDSLSSLHSLSHPNLHSKSSVEALPADKDPGKSLPNLAVSSLRNIIQRRKLGMDHYSSDSQLSVSLANSPEDRKGHLEKRKFAANSRSPTLVGSRESLENASLTHLHRRNPISYERRGSGALLDPISHPKAGFLPPLNQHALIPNITGSGNSSSIGSSNKAVCGVAAGTKPCIPSAPAGFPKDLKTRRMLMRRHSMQTEQLKRLGEFTEIFGH